One Triticum dicoccoides isolate Atlit2015 ecotype Zavitan chromosome 4B, WEW_v2.0, whole genome shotgun sequence genomic window carries:
- the LOC119291849 gene encoding glyceraldehyde-3-phosphate dehydrogenase GAPB, chloroplastic-like yields the protein MAAHAALAATRIPTSARLHSKAASRQRVDFADFSGLRPGSCSVSAAAREASFSDVLGAQLVARASGENTVRAPAEAKLKVAINGFGRIGRNFLRCWHGRENSPLEVIVINDSGGVRNASHLLKYDSMLGTFKADVKIVDNETISVDGKNIQVVSNRDPLKLPWAELGIDIVIEGTGVFVDGPGAGKHLQAGAKKVIITAPAKGADIPTYVVGVNEGDYDHDVANIISNASCTTNCLAPFAKVLDEEFGIVKGTMTTTHSYTGDQRLLDASHRDLRRARAAALNIVPTSTGAAKAVSLVLPQLKGKLNGIALRVPTPNVSVVDLVINTVKTGITADDVNAAFRKAADGPLKGILDVCDEPLVSVDFRCSDVSTSIDASLTMVMGDDMVKVVAWYDNEWGYSQRVVDLAHLVAAKWPGAGTGGSGDPLEDYCKTDPNAVECKVFDE from the exons ATGGCCGCCCATGCAGCTCTCGCCGCCACCCGCATCCCCACCAGCGCCCGTCTGCACAGCAAGGCCGCCTCCAGGCAGAGGGTCGACTTCGCCGACTTCTCCGGGCTGAGGCCGGGGTCGTGCTCcgtcagcgccgccgccagggaggCGTCCTTCTCCGATGTCCTCGGCGCGCAGCTCGTCGCCAGG GCTTCCGGCGAGAACACCGTGAGagcgccggcggaggcgaagctgaaggtggccatcaacgggTTCGGCCGCATCGGGCGCAACTTCCTCCGGTGCTGGCACGGCCGCGAGAACTCGCCGCTGGAGGTCATCGTCATCAACGACAGCGGAGGCGTCAGGAAC GCGTCTCACCTGCTCAAGTACGACTCGATGCTGGGCACCTTCAAGGCGGACGTGAAGATCGTGGACAACGAGACCATCAGCGTCGACGGCAAGAACATCCAGGTCGTCTCCAACAGGGACCCCCTCAAGCTGCCATGGGCCGAGCTCGGCATCGACATCGTCATCGAG GGTACCGGAGTGTTCGTGGACGGCCCCGGCGCCGGGAAGCATCTCCAGGCCGGCGCCAAGAAGGTCATCATCACCGCTCCGGCCAAGGGCGCCGACATCCCCACCTACGTCGTCGGCGTCAACGAGGGCGACTACGACCATGACGTCGCCAACATCATCAG CAACGCTTCTTGCACCACCAACTGCCTCGCGCCATTCGCCAAGGTCCTGGACGAGGAGTTCG GGATCGTGAAGGGGACCATGACAACCACGCACTCGTACACGGGCGACCAGAGGCTGCTGGACGCGTCCCACCGCGACCTGCggagggcgagggcagcggcgctGAACATCGTGCCGACGAGCACGGGCGCCGCCAAGGCCGTCTCCCTGGTGCTGCCGCAGCTCAAGGGCAAGCTCAACGGCATCGCGCTCCGCGTGCCCACGCCCAACGTCTCCGTGGTGGACCTCGTCATCAACACCGTCAAGACCGGCATCACCGCCGACGACGTGAACGCGGCGTTCCGCAAGGCCGCCGACGGGCCGCTCAAGGGCATCCTCGACGTCTGCGACGAGCCGCTCGTGTCCGTCGACTTCCGCTGCTCCGACGTCTCCACCAGCATCGACGCCTCCCTCACCATGGTCATGGGCGACGACATGGTCAAGGTCGTCGCCTGGTACGACAACGAGTGGGGCTACAG CCAGCGCGTGGTTGATCTGGCGCACCTGGTGGCGGCCAAGTGGCCGGGCGCCGGGACCGGCGGCAGCGGCGACCCGCTGGAGGACTACTGCAAGACCGACCCCAACGCCGTGGAGTGCAAGGTGTTCGACGAGTGA